From Actinomycetota bacterium, a single genomic window includes:
- the hutH gene encoding histidine ammonia-lyase, which translates to MTRRGEEGGPPGRVVLTGGPLQVAEVVAVARGQVPVELGEEGRKRMAAARNVVERAVAEGRRVYGVSTGFGLLANTAVDPADLEELQRRIVLSHATATGDPLDVEVVRGMQLLRARTLTQGFSGVRPAVVEALVALLAAGVTPVIPEHGSVGASGDLAQLAHLALPLLGEGEVMVDGRRVPAAEGLRLAGLAPLRLSFKEGLSLVNGTEGMLALACLAVADAEALAAMADVACAMSIEGLLGTDRPFQARLHELRPHPGQVASAANLRTMLAGSPILKSHRHSDHAIQDAYSLRCAPQVHGACRDVVAFARQVVERELGSVTDNPVVFAETDEVISVGNFHGEPLAFVLDFLAIALAELADIAERRVDRLLDPALNHDLPPFLARDPGLNSGLMLTQYTAAALVADCKVLAHPASVDSIPTSGNQEDHVSMGWTAGLKLRRVIGNVRRALAIEALCAAQAIDLRAPLRPGAAVAAVLDRVRERVPALDEDRYLAPDLAALERLVADGTLVAAAEEVAGPLG; encoded by the coding sequence ATGACGCGACGAGGCGAGGAGGGCGGGCCACCGGGGCGGGTGGTCCTGACCGGCGGGCCGCTGCAGGTCGCCGAGGTGGTGGCCGTGGCCCGCGGCCAGGTCCCGGTGGAGCTGGGCGAGGAGGGCCGCAAGCGGATGGCCGCGGCCCGGAACGTGGTCGAGCGGGCGGTGGCCGAGGGCCGGCGGGTCTACGGCGTCTCCACCGGGTTCGGCCTGCTCGCCAACACCGCCGTCGACCCCGCCGACCTGGAGGAGCTGCAGCGCCGGATCGTCCTGTCGCACGCCACCGCCACCGGCGACCCACTCGACGTCGAGGTGGTCAGGGGCATGCAGCTGCTGCGGGCCCGCACCCTCACCCAGGGGTTCTCGGGGGTGCGGCCGGCGGTGGTGGAGGCGCTGGTCGCCCTGCTCGCCGCCGGGGTCACGCCGGTCATCCCCGAACACGGGTCGGTCGGCGCCTCCGGCGACCTGGCCCAGCTCGCCCACCTGGCCCTGCCGCTCCTCGGCGAGGGCGAGGTCATGGTCGACGGCCGCCGCGTCCCCGCCGCCGAGGGGCTGCGCCTGGCCGGGCTGGCCCCGCTGCGACTGTCCTTCAAGGAGGGCCTGTCGCTGGTCAACGGCACCGAGGGGATGCTCGCCCTGGCCTGCCTGGCCGTGGCCGACGCCGAGGCCCTGGCCGCCATGGCCGACGTGGCCTGTGCCATGTCGATCGAGGGGCTGCTCGGCACCGACCGGCCCTTCCAGGCCCGGCTGCACGAGCTGCGCCCCCATCCCGGCCAGGTGGCCAGCGCGGCCAACCTCCGGACCATGCTGGCCGGGTCGCCCATCCTGAAGAGCCACCGCCACTCCGACCACGCCATCCAGGACGCCTACTCGCTGCGCTGCGCCCCCCAGGTCCACGGGGCCTGCCGGGACGTGGTCGCCTTCGCCCGCCAGGTGGTCGAGCGGGAGCTGGGCTCGGTCACCGACAACCCGGTGGTGTTCGCCGAGACCGACGAGGTCATCTCCGTCGGCAACTTCCACGGCGAGCCGCTCGCCTTCGTGCTCGACTTCCTGGCCATCGCCCTGGCCGAGCTGGCCGACATCGCCGAGCGCCGGGTCGACCGGCTGCTCGACCCCGCCCTCAACCACGACCTGCCCCCGTTCCTGGCCCGCGACCCGGGCCTCAACTCGGGCCTGATGCTGACCCAGTACACGGCGGCCGCCCTGGTCGCGGACTGCAAGGTGCTGGCCCACCCGGCCTCGGTGGACTCGATCCCGACCTCGGGCAACCAGGAGGACCACGTCTCCATGGGCTGGACGGCCGGGCTGAAGCTGCGCCGGGTGATCGGCAACGTCCGCCGCGCCCTGGCCATCGAGGCCCTGTGCGCCGCCCAGGCGATCGACCTGCGCGCCCCGCTGCGCCCGGGGGCGGCGGTGGCGGCCGTTCTGGACCGGGTCCGCGAGCGGGTCCCGGCCCTCGACGAGGACCGCTACCTGGCCCCCGACCTGGCCGCGCTGGAGCGCCTGGTGGCCGACGGCAC
- a CDS encoding type II CAAX endopeptidase family protein: MPKLVHHPSDHPPPEAPNRPGWVPRRPGPDGGARPAWALPAALVAMAVVYPAAFYFQVVPFWSAMLAFSAFSWWAAWHPYLRTRLRPTRRLVVMGLISGVALYLCFCAGALVVQETPLWPRIQEVVDLTRTTAPGAAAALVIVFATSPSEEVLWRGAVFARLTRRYGPGWRPLVATTVLYALFVGLSGSLVLPLAALICGAVWTRQRQVTGSIVPSLVSHALWSLLIFLYIPGLGGL; encoded by the coding sequence ATGCCGAAGCTCGTGCACCACCCGAGCGACCACCCGCCCCCGGAGGCGCCGAACCGGCCGGGCTGGGTGCCACGGCGACCCGGTCCCGACGGCGGGGCCCGGCCGGCCTGGGCGCTGCCGGCCGCCCTGGTCGCCATGGCCGTGGTCTACCCGGCCGCCTTCTACTTCCAGGTGGTGCCGTTCTGGTCGGCCATGCTGGCCTTCTCGGCCTTCTCCTGGTGGGCGGCCTGGCACCCGTACCTCCGCACCCGGCTGCGGCCGACCAGGCGGCTGGTCGTCATGGGCCTGATCTCGGGCGTCGCCCTCTACCTGTGCTTCTGCGCCGGGGCGCTGGTGGTCCAGGAGACCCCGCTGTGGCCCCGCATCCAGGAGGTCGTCGACCTGACCCGGACGACCGCCCCGGGCGCGGCCGCCGCCCTGGTGATCGTGTTCGCGACCTCGCCGAGCGAGGAGGTGCTCTGGCGAGGGGCGGTGTTCGCCCGCCTGACCAGGCGCTACGGGCCGGGATGGCGGCCGCTGGTCGCCACCACCGTGCTGTACGCGCTGTTCGTCGGCCTGTCGGGCAGCCTGGTCCTGCCCCTGGCCGCCCTGATCTGCGGCGCCGTGTGGACGAGGCAGCGGCAGGTCACGGGGAGCATCGTGCCCAGCCTGGTGTCGCACGCCCTGTGGTCGCTGCTGATATTCCTGTACATCCCAGGGCTCGGTGGCCTCTGA